AGAAACATAAGTGTTGTCAACTAAGTTAGCTTCGCTATTATCATTTTGAATTTTGTAATAATCAACAATCGCACGTTTTTGAGCAAAAATCTCAGTAACAGAGTTTGTTAAAACTGGGTTTTCATTCAAGCTTTGGTGACGCTCGATAATTTGTACATGTGAATTTTCACCCACAATAACCAAATTTCTTGGCTGAACCATTAAGGCAGCTTCGTTTCCTGTTGAGAAATACATAATCTCAATTGGTTTGTCGGCTACTTTTTTCTTCGGAATATTGATAAAAGCTCCTTCAATTGCAAAAGCAGTGTTTAATGAAGTCAAGCTGTCATCTTTACTTGCAATTTGATTAAAGTAGGTATCAATAACCATTTTGTATTTTGGTTTGGTTAATGCCGATGACATCAAACAAACATCGATTCCGTCATGCGTAGTAGAAGATAAATGCGAACTAAAAACCCCATCAATAAACACTAATTTATAAGTGTCAATTTCGTGTAAAAAGTATTTTTTTACCTGATTAAATTCGATTGCATTTTCCTGTTTAGGAAAAACCGTAAAGTCATTTTTTAAGATGGCATTTAGCGATGTATATTTCCAAGCTTCTTCTTTTTTGGTTGGGAAACCTTTATTTTCGAAGTTTTTTAAAGCATTTGTGCGTATGTCATGTAAATCTGAATGTACATCGACACGCTCCTCAAAAGCCATAAAAGACGATACTAATTTTTCTTTTAAATCCATTGTTCTTTTTAGTCTTAAAGTCGAAAGCCGAAAGTCGAAAGACTTTAGATTGTCGACTATTTTTGTGAAAAAATCATAAACTAAGTTGAGTCTAAACAGACTGTACAACTTTTGACTTTATGACTTTTGACTCAAATATTTTATGAAACCACTTAGTAGCTTCGATATTTCTGTTATCGATTCTAAAAGCATTTCAAATTCTTCTTTTATAATGTATTCTAAATCAAAAGCTAAATATAATTGAGATCTGACTTCTCCTGCGGATGCTTTGGCTACATGTAAAAAATAAACAAATTCTTTATCTGTATTTCTCTCAAAGCCCTCTGCTATATTTGATGATATAGAAAGCGATGCACGTCTTATTTGTCTAACAAAATCAAAGTCTTTTTTAAAATTAGAATTTTCAGTAATCAAATATATTTTTTTATTGAAGATTCTGGATTTTTGCCAAGAATTTATTTCTTCAAAAGATTTAAATTTACTCATTGCTCTACTTTCGACTTTTGACTTTCGACTTTCAGACTATATTAATTCTCCGCTTTAATCCAGTCGTATCCTTTTTCTTCCAATTCGTAAGCCAATTCTTTTCCGCCAGATTTTACGATTCTTCCGTTGTAAAGAACGTGAACGAAATCAGGAACGATATAATCTAATAAACGTTGGTAGTGTGTAATAACGATAATTGCGTTTTTGTCGCTTTTTAATTTGTTTACACCATTCGCCACAATTCTTAAAGCATCGATATCAAGACCAGAATCGGTTTCGTCAAGGATAGCCAATTTTGGCTCTAACATTGCCATCTGGAAAATCTCGTTTCTTTTTTTCTCACCTCCTGAAAAACCTTCGTTTAAAGAACGAGATAAAAATTTACGGTCGATCTCTAATAATTCAGATTTCTCACGAATTACTTTCAGCATTTCGTTTGCTGGCATTTCTTCTTGACCGTTTGCTTTACGAGTTTCGTTGATAGCAGTTTTCATAAAGTTTGTAACACTAACTCCAGGAATTTCTACAGGATATTGGAAAGAAAGGAAAACTCCTTTGTGTGCTCTTTCCTCAGGAGCTAAATCAGCAAGATCTTCTCCGTCAAGAATTACCTCTCCATCTGTAACTTCGTAGTTTTCGTTTCCTGCAATAACAGCAGAAAGTGTACTTTTTCCAGAACCGTTTGGTCCCATTATCGCGTGAACTTCTCCAGCTTTAACTTCTATATTAATTCCTTTAAGGATTTCTTTATCACCAATTGAGGCGTGAAGGTTTTTTATTGATAACATCTTTTTTATTTGAAAATTAGATAATTTGGAAAATTTGAAATTCCAAGATTGCCATTTTTATTTTTTTATTCGTAATGTCCTTTCAGGGAAAGGATATTTAGTATTTCAATTGTGTTCTCATCTATGATTTCATAGATTAATCGATGTTCTCTATCAATTCGTCTTGACCATATTCCCGTTAAATTATACTTTAAAGCTTCGGGCTTGCCAATTCCGTCAAAAGGATGGAGTTGTATATCTTCGATTAGTGCATTTATTTTTTTGAGAATATTTTTATTTCCAGATTTGACCCAAAAGTCTAAATCTTTTTTAGCTTTTGGAGTAAATATTATTTGCATAAAGCTTTTAATTCCTCCATTGTCATTTTAATTCCTCTGCCTTCTTTTATATCTTTTTGTCCCTGTAAAATTTCTTGCACAAATTCAGGATTATATGGTTTTTCATTTTCTTCAACAATTTCAAAACCAAGAGATTTTGCCAGTGATTGAAAGACTGGGAAATCTTTTTTCTTTACATTTTTTAAGATGATGTCCATATCGCTTTGTTTTTTATCCCACAGATCCTTCTAAAGAAATCTCTAATAATTTTTGAGCTTCTACAGCAAATTCCATCGGAAGTTTATTCAATACATCTTTACTGAAACCGTTTACAATTAAGGCAATCGCTTTTTCAGTTGGAATACCTCTTTGGTTGCAGTAAAATACCTGATCTTCTCCAATTTTACTTGTAGTTGCTTCGTGCTCGATTTTTGCTGATGGATTTTTACTTTCGATATATGGGAAAGTATGCGCGCCACAATTATTACCCATTAACAATGAATCACATTGAGAAAAGTTTCTTGCGTTCTCAGCTCTTGGAGAGATTTGCACTAAACCACGGTAACTGTTTTGTGATTTTCCAGCCGAAATACCTTTAGAAATAATAGTCGATTTAGTGTTTTTTCCTAAATGGATCATTTTAGTTCCAGTATCAGCTTGTTGGAAATTATTAGTAACAGCAATTGAATAAAATTCTCCTACTGAATTATCTCCTTTTAATACGCAAGAAGGATATTTCCAAGTTACAGCAGAACCTGTTTCAACTTGTGTCCAAGAAATTTTAGCGTTTGTTTCGCATAAACCTCTTTTAGTTACAAAGTTGTAAACTCCACCTTTTCCTTCTTTATTTCCAGGGAACCAGTTTTGAACTGTAGAATATTTAATTTCTGCATCGTCCAAAGCGATTAATTCAACTACAGCAGCGTGTAATTGATTTTCATCACGGCTTGGAGCAGTACATCCTTCAAGATAAGAAACGTAACTTCCTTCATCGGCAATAACAAGAGTTCTTTCAAATTGCCCCGTTCCTGCCTGATTGATTCTAAAGTAAGTTGAAAGTTCCATTGGGCATTTTACACCTTTTGGAATATAACAGAAACTTCCGTCAGAGAAAACCGCTGAGTTTAATGCTGCGTAGAAGTTGTCTTTTTGAGGTACAACAGTTCCTAAATATTTTTTTACTAATTCAGGATGTTCTTTGATGGCTTCAGAAATCGGACAGAAAATAATTCCTTTTTCTGCCAATGTTTTCTTGAACGTTGTGGCTACAGAAACAGAATCGACTACAATATCCATAGCGACATTGTTCATCTTTTTTTGTTCATCGATAGAAATTCCTAACTTTTTGTACATCTCTAATAATTCTGGATCAACATCATCCAAAGTTTTATTAGGATCTACTTGTTTTGGAGCTGAGTAATAAGAAATTGCCTGAAAATCTGGTTTTTCGTAATGTACGTTTGCCCATTCAGGCTCGATCATTTCTTTCCAAGCACGAAAAGCCTCGATACGCCATTCGGTCATCCATTCAGGTTCTTCTTTTTTAAGAGAAATAGCTCTTACAATTTCTTCGTTTAAGCCAATAGGGAAAGTTTCAGATTCTATATTGGTATAAAATCCGTACTCGTATTCTTTAGTTTCCAGTTCGATCTTTAAATCGTCTTCGGTGTATTTGCTCATTATTTTTGTTATTGTCTAATGTTTTAAAGTCTAAAGTTCGAAAGTCAATTGAAGTCTCTAATGACTTTATAACTTTCCGCTTTTGACTAAAGAGAGAATGATTCTCCGCATCCGCAAGTTCTGCTTGCGTTCGGATTGTTGAAAACAAATCCTTTTCCGTTTAATCCGCCAGAAAATTCTAAAATTGTCCCAGCTAAATAAAGGAATGATTTTTTTTCTACAGCAATTTGTATGTCGTTGTCAACGAATATTTTGTCGTCATCTCCTTTGGTTTTGTCAAATTTTAAATCGTAAGACAAACCAGAGCATCCACCACTTTTCACGCCTACTCTTACGTAGTCGCTTGCGGCGTCAAAACCATCATCCGTCATCAGGTCGATGATTTTCTTTTTGGCAGTATCAGAAACTTTTATCATTGTTCTTAGATGTTTGTTTTTAATGAACATTTTTTGTCTGTAATGAATTTATTACAGATTTAAAACGCTAATTTTCAATGTTAAATAGAAATTATCTGCAAAGATACGACTTAAAAACCTTTTTCCATAACGGTTCACATTATTATAACAAATGTGAAAATAGATAATACTTATTTTGACAAAATTGGAATCAAAATCCGAAAAGGAATTGTTTTTAGAATCTTGCTGCAAATATCGCTCCTAAATGTTAAAAAACAAGTATTTCTACTGATTATAGTCCTTATTTATTCGGTACTTTTGCAGAAAATTGTGAGTAATTATGAAAAAACAACACAAAAATAAGTGGCTAAACCCCTTATTGGCAGTAATTTTTGTTTTTGGATTAGGTGCTGCAGTATTGGTTTTTAGCAGTGAATCTGATAAAATTAACAAAGAAGTTAAAACTGAAGGCGATAAAGCTTTAGTAATTAATAATGAAAGAACGGAACAGGAAAACATTTTAGATTCATTGAGTGCACTAAAAACGGCATACGATCTGGTCATTAAAGAAAATACAGCCCTGTCTAAAGAGTTGGAACTGGAACGTAAGAATGTCGAAAATTTAATGGAAATTATAAAAGTTTCGCAAAATCCGTCGGCAGATCAAATTAGAATTTATCGAAATCAGCTTTCGGGGCTAAAATCTTCATTGGATAGTAAGGTCATAGAGATTAAGCAGCTAAAATCTCAGAATAAAAATTTATTGACTGAAATAGAAAGTCAGAATGTTGTCATGTACAAACAAAAGGCAGAGAATGACACTTTGATTTCTAAACAAGTGAAATTGGAATCGACTTTAAAAGATGCTTCAAAACTTTATTTAAGCAATTTTAAAGCAATTGCGCTTCGGGAAAAGAACTCTGGAGCAGAACTAGAAACGACAAAAGCAAAGAACACAAAGAAACTTAAAATTAGTTTTACCGTTAACGGAAATGCCGTTGCAAAGACAGGAAAAAGAGTTTTTTATGTTCAGGTTTTAGACCAAAAGAATACAGTTTTGGGTGACAATAAGTTGATAGAATTTGGAAATGATAAAGCACTAGTTTATAGTTTTATTGTTAGCACCGATTTTCAAGGTAAATCTCTCAATGCTTACGGAATTTTAAATGCAGATGGTTTTAAGAAAGGGACTTATTTTATAAATTATTTTGATAAGCAGGACATAATGGGTAGCACTTCTATTACATTAGAATAGTCTGAAAGTTTTTTAGCTTTAAATTTAGCAAAAGGAGTTTGAATTTTCTAGCTTTGTTGTTTTAGAAAATCATTCTCATGAAACTTTACCCAATAGAATCTGGAAATTTTAAGTTAGATGGAGGCGCAATGTTTGGCGTTGTTCCTAAAACGATTTGGAATAGAACCAATCCCGCCGATAACAATAACTTAATTGATATTGCTGCACGATGTTTATTGATTGAAGACGGAAATCGTCTTATTTTAATTGACACGGGAATGGGCGATAAGCAATCAGAAAAATTCTTTGGGTATTATTCGCTTTGGGGATCGCATTCTTTAGATAAATCCTTGGCAAAATATGGTTTCAACCGAGATGATATTACAGATGTTTTTATGACACATCTTCATTTTGATCATTGCGGAGGAAGTGTACAATGGAATGCCAATAAAACAGGTTATGAACCTGCTTTTAAAAACGCTAAATTCTGGACAAACGAATACCATTGGGAATGGGCAACAAAACCCAACGCAAGAGAAAAAGCTTCTTTCTTGTCTGAAAATATTTTGCCAATGCAGGAAAGCGGACAATTGAATTTTATTGAAAGACCAGAATCTGATTTTGGTTTCTCAAAAGAATTAGGTTTCGATATTTACTACGTAGACGGACATACCGAAAAGCAAATGATTCCGTACATTAAATATAAAGAGAAAACCATTGTCTTTTGCGCTGATTTATTGGCTACAGCTGGACATATTCCGCTTCCGTATGTAATGGGATATGATACAAGACCTTTACTGACAATGCCAGAGAAATCGAAGTTTTTAAACGCAGCGGCAGATCAGAATCATTATTTGTTTTTAGAACATGATGCTCACAATCAAATTATAACTGTGGAACACACCGAAAAAGGTGTTCGATTAAAAGATGTTTTTACTTGCGAAGAGATTCTTTAGAAGAAATTTTAAGATATAAAAAAATCCCATTTTCAACAGAATGAAAATGGGATTTTGTTATTAAGAGGTGATGATTATTCTACGATAACTTTTTTAGCAGAAGCGGCATCTCCATTAATTAAATACACATAATAAATTCCTCTAGGCAAGCCAGATAAGTCGATCGTATTATCTGTTTTTGCATTGTTTAAAGTAAAAGATTTTACTAATTGCCCTAAAGAATTATAAACTGTTGCTTTGTCTAAAGCGATATTCTTAATGTTTAGTTCTCCTTTTGTTGGGTTTGGATATATTGTAGCTCTAGAGAATACTAAATCGCCAATACCTAATGATTTACATGATGATGAGTAGGCTGCTGTAGCATCTTTTATGCCAGCCCAATTTTCATTAGAATAAGCAACATCATCAACTTGAATACAACTCAATTTGCTGTTTCTTAAGAAGCTGGTTGTATCAACATATCCTGCTTTTTTACCAGTTTGAGAAGGCAGAATAAAATTTTTATTGTTCCCATTTTGAACATTTAATGATGTTAAAGGATTGTTTTCAACGAAAATAAGTTCTAAAAGAGGGTTGTGAGAAAGATCTAAAGTCGTCAATTGATTATTGCCTAGATTAAGATATTTTAAAAGAGGATTTTGACTAAGATTAATCTCTTTAATTTTGTTGTCATTAAGATACAGCCAGACCAATTTTGGATTTGATATTACGTCAATCTCAGAAATATTAGTATAGATGCAGTTTAGTTGATTCAAGTTAGAGAGATTGGATACATCTAAAACCGTTAAATTATTATTGCCACAATAAATACTTTCTAATTCAGGATTTGCTGAAAAGTCTATACTCGTTAAGAGATTTTGATCTGCTACTAAGTAGTGTAAAT
The Flavobacterium humidisoli DNA segment above includes these coding regions:
- the sufB gene encoding Fe-S cluster assembly protein SufB codes for the protein MSKYTEDDLKIELETKEYEYGFYTNIESETFPIGLNEEIVRAISLKKEEPEWMTEWRIEAFRAWKEMIEPEWANVHYEKPDFQAISYYSAPKQVDPNKTLDDVDPELLEMYKKLGISIDEQKKMNNVAMDIVVDSVSVATTFKKTLAEKGIIFCPISEAIKEHPELVKKYLGTVVPQKDNFYAALNSAVFSDGSFCYIPKGVKCPMELSTYFRINQAGTGQFERTLVIADEGSYVSYLEGCTAPSRDENQLHAAVVELIALDDAEIKYSTVQNWFPGNKEGKGGVYNFVTKRGLCETNAKISWTQVETGSAVTWKYPSCVLKGDNSVGEFYSIAVTNNFQQADTGTKMIHLGKNTKSTIISKGISAGKSQNSYRGLVQISPRAENARNFSQCDSLLMGNNCGAHTFPYIESKNPSAKIEHEATTSKIGEDQVFYCNQRGIPTEKAIALIVNGFSKDVLNKLPMEFAVEAQKLLEISLEGSVG
- a CDS encoding DUF2683 family protein, which produces MDIILKNVKKKDFPVFQSLAKSLGFEIVEENEKPYNPEFVQEILQGQKDIKEGRGIKMTMEELKALCK
- a CDS encoding T9SS type A sorting domain-containing protein, whose amino-acid sequence is MCLKNGNNTNFSLNSNFTSNPSLSCIEVDNVIYSNDNWATLKDASSNYNEDCTQYTLIPDSNFEDALIALEIDTDGKNGKVKTESIVEVTSLNLESLNISDLTGIEDFKALMYLNCNYNNIRNINVKHNKALRALNLFENQLTSLDVTENKDMFNLTFSKNQITSIDLSQNTNLHYLVADQNLLTSIDFSANPELESIYCGNNNLTVLDVSNLSNLNQLNCIYTNISEIDVISNPKLVWLYLNDNKIKEINLSQNPLLKYLNLGNNQLTTLDLSHNPLLELIFVENNPLTSLNVQNGNNKNFILPSQTGKKAGYVDTTSFLRNSKLSCIQVDDVAYSNENWAGIKDATAAYSSSCKSLGIGDLVFSRATIYPNPTKGELNIKNIALDKATVYNSLGQLVKSFTLNNAKTDNTIDLSGLPRGIYYVYLINGDAASAKKVIVE
- a CDS encoding MBL fold metallo-hydrolase, yielding MKLYPIESGNFKLDGGAMFGVVPKTIWNRTNPADNNNLIDIAARCLLIEDGNRLILIDTGMGDKQSEKFFGYYSLWGSHSLDKSLAKYGFNRDDITDVFMTHLHFDHCGGSVQWNANKTGYEPAFKNAKFWTNEYHWEWATKPNAREKASFLSENILPMQESGQLNFIERPESDFGFSKELGFDIYYVDGHTEKQMIPYIKYKEKTIVFCADLLATAGHIPLPYVMGYDTRPLLTMPEKSKFLNAAADQNHYLFLEHDAHNQIITVEHTEKGVRLKDVFTCEEIL
- the sufD gene encoding Fe-S cluster assembly protein SufD, which produces MDLKEKLVSSFMAFEERVDVHSDLHDIRTNALKNFENKGFPTKKEEAWKYTSLNAILKNDFTVFPKQENAIEFNQVKKYFLHEIDTYKLVFIDGVFSSHLSSTTHDGIDVCLMSSALTKPKYKMVIDTYFNQIASKDDSLTSLNTAFAIEGAFINIPKKKVADKPIEIMYFSTGNEAALMVQPRNLVIVGENSHVQIIERHQSLNENPVLTNSVTEIFAQKRAIVDYYKIQNDNSEANLVDNTYVSQQQESHASVHTFSFGGNLTRNNLNFYHFGERLTSTLNGISILNDKQHVDHYTLVNHATPNCESFQDYKGIFSDRSTGVFNGKVLVEKEAQKTNAFQKSNNILLSDKATINAKPQLEIFADDVKCSHGCTVGQLDETAMFYMQSRGIPKKEAKALLMYAFSNAVIESIKIPELKQRITKIIAMKLGVNLGFDL
- a CDS encoding four helix bundle protein — encoded protein: MSKFKSFEEINSWQKSRIFNKKIYLITENSNFKKDFDFVRQIRRASLSISSNIAEGFERNTDKEFVYFLHVAKASAGEVRSQLYLAFDLEYIIKEEFEMLLESITEISKLLSGFIKYLSQKS
- a CDS encoding HesB/IscA family protein — encoded protein: MIKVSDTAKKKIIDLMTDDGFDAASDYVRVGVKSGGCSGLSYDLKFDKTKGDDDKIFVDNDIQIAVEKKSFLYLAGTILEFSGGLNGKGFVFNNPNASRTCGCGESFSL
- the sufC gene encoding Fe-S cluster assembly ATPase SufC, encoding MLSIKNLHASIGDKEILKGINIEVKAGEVHAIMGPNGSGKSTLSAVIAGNENYEVTDGEVILDGEDLADLAPEERAHKGVFLSFQYPVEIPGVSVTNFMKTAINETRKANGQEEMPANEMLKVIREKSELLEIDRKFLSRSLNEGFSGGEKKRNEIFQMAMLEPKLAILDETDSGLDIDALRIVANGVNKLKSDKNAIIVITHYQRLLDYIVPDFVHVLYNGRIVKSGGKELAYELEEKGYDWIKAEN
- a CDS encoding Txe/YoeB family addiction module toxin, translated to MQIIFTPKAKKDLDFWVKSGNKNILKKINALIEDIQLHPFDGIGKPEALKYNLTGIWSRRIDREHRLIYEIIDENTIEILNILSLKGHYE